Proteins from one Bos indicus x Bos taurus breed Angus x Brahman F1 hybrid chromosome 19, Bos_hybrid_MaternalHap_v2.0, whole genome shotgun sequence genomic window:
- the CA4 gene encoding carbonic anhydrase 4 isoform X2: MLLPGTSHWCYQIQVKPSNYTCLEPDEWEGSCQNNRQSPVNIVTAKTQLDPNLGRFSFSGYNMKHQWVVQNNGHTVMVLLENKPSIAGGGLSTRYQATQLHLHWSRAMDRGSEHSFDGERFAMEMHIVHEKEKGLSGNASQNQFAEDEIAVLAFMVEDGSKNVNFQPLVEALSDIPRPNMNTTMKEGVSLFDLLPEEESLRHYFRYLGSLTTPTCDEKVVWTVFQKPIQLHRDQILAFSQKLFYDDQQKVNMTDNVRPVQSLGQRQVFRSGAPGLLLAQPLPTLLAPVLACLTVGFLR; the protein is encoded by the exons CGTCACACTGGTGCTACCAGATTCAAGTCAAGCCTTCCAACTACACCTGCTTGG AGCCAGACGAGTGGGAAGGCAGCTGCCAGAACAACCGCCAGTCCCCCGTCAACATCGTCACAGCCAAGACTCAGCTGGACCCAAACCTGGGGCGCTTTTCCTTTTCTGGCTACAACATGAAGCACCAGTGGGTCGTGCAAAACAACGGGCATACAG TGATGGTGTTGCTGGAGAATAAGCCCTCGATCGCTGGAGGAGGACTGAGCACCCGGTACCAAGCCACGCAGCTGCACCTGCACTGGTCCAGGGCGATGGATCGGGGCTCAGAGCACAGCTTCGACGGGGAGCGCTTTGCCATGGAG ATGCACATAGTGCACGAGAAAGAGAAGGGGCTATCCGGGAATGCGAGCCAGAACCAGTTCGCCGAAGATGAGATCGCGGTGCTGGCCTTCATGGTGGAG GACGGATCCAAGAATGTGAACTTCCAGCCCCTGGTGGAGGCGCTGTCTGACATCCCCAGACCCA ATATGAACACCACAATGAAAGAAGGCGTCAGCCTCTTCGACCTGCTCCCCGAGGAGGAGAGTCTGAGGCACTACTTCCGCTACCTGGGCTCGCTCACCACACCGACCTGCGACGAGAAGGTGGTCTGGACCGTGTTCCAGAAGCCAATACAGCTCCACAGGGACCAG ATCTTGGCCTTCTCCCAGAAGCTGTTCTATGACGACCAGCAGAAAGTGAATATGACGGACAACGTCAGGCCCGTGCAGAGCCTGGGCCAGCGCCAGGTTTTCAGGTCCGGGGCCCCGGGACTGCTGCTGGCCCAGCCGCTGCCCACCCTGTTGGCCCCCGTGCTCGCCTGCTTGACAGTGGGCTTCCTCCGGTGA
- the CA4 gene encoding carbonic anhydrase 4 isoform X1 has product MRLLLALLVLAAAPPQARAASHWCYQIQVKPSNYTCLEPDEWEGSCQNNRQSPVNIVTAKTQLDPNLGRFSFSGYNMKHQWVVQNNGHTVMVLLENKPSIAGGGLSTRYQATQLHLHWSRAMDRGSEHSFDGERFAMEMHIVHEKEKGLSGNASQNQFAEDEIAVLAFMVEDGSKNVNFQPLVEALSDIPRPNMNTTMKEGVSLFDLLPEEESLRHYFRYLGSLTTPTCDEKVVWTVFQKPIQLHRDQILAFSQKLFYDDQQKVNMTDNVRPVQSLGQRQVFRSGAPGLLLAQPLPTLLAPVLACLTVGFLR; this is encoded by the exons CGTCACACTGGTGCTACCAGATTCAAGTCAAGCCTTCCAACTACACCTGCTTGG AGCCAGACGAGTGGGAAGGCAGCTGCCAGAACAACCGCCAGTCCCCCGTCAACATCGTCACAGCCAAGACTCAGCTGGACCCAAACCTGGGGCGCTTTTCCTTTTCTGGCTACAACATGAAGCACCAGTGGGTCGTGCAAAACAACGGGCATACAG TGATGGTGTTGCTGGAGAATAAGCCCTCGATCGCTGGAGGAGGACTGAGCACCCGGTACCAAGCCACGCAGCTGCACCTGCACTGGTCCAGGGCGATGGATCGGGGCTCAGAGCACAGCTTCGACGGGGAGCGCTTTGCCATGGAG ATGCACATAGTGCACGAGAAAGAGAAGGGGCTATCCGGGAATGCGAGCCAGAACCAGTTCGCCGAAGATGAGATCGCGGTGCTGGCCTTCATGGTGGAG GACGGATCCAAGAATGTGAACTTCCAGCCCCTGGTGGAGGCGCTGTCTGACATCCCCAGACCCA ATATGAACACCACAATGAAAGAAGGCGTCAGCCTCTTCGACCTGCTCCCCGAGGAGGAGAGTCTGAGGCACTACTTCCGCTACCTGGGCTCGCTCACCACACCGACCTGCGACGAGAAGGTGGTCTGGACCGTGTTCCAGAAGCCAATACAGCTCCACAGGGACCAG ATCTTGGCCTTCTCCCAGAAGCTGTTCTATGACGACCAGCAGAAAGTGAATATGACGGACAACGTCAGGCCCGTGCAGAGCCTGGGCCAGCGCCAGGTTTTCAGGTCCGGGGCCCCGGGACTGCTGCTGGCCCAGCCGCTGCCCACCCTGTTGGCCCCCGTGCTCGCCTGCTTGACAGTGGGCTTCCTCCGGTGA